One stretch of Juglans microcarpa x Juglans regia isolate MS1-56 chromosome 3D, Jm3101_v1.0, whole genome shotgun sequence DNA includes these proteins:
- the LOC121256042 gene encoding AT-hook motif nuclear-localized protein 25-like — protein sequence MSGLDPRQGSRYVQQLLGPEIHLQRSSQPQLIIDRARSPDKEQRAPDAPTTSTSGSTSSRRPRGRPLGSKNKPKPPIFITRDSPSALRSHVLEVSAGSDIVESVSDYARRRARGVCILSGSGAVTNVTLRQPSAATQGGSVATLHGRLEILSLTGTALPPPAPPGAGGLTIFLAGGQGQVVGGSVVPPLTASGPVLLTVASFANAVYDRLPLEDQEESPVQVQPAASQSSGMTSGVGNWVMGRGRAGRGSGGGGGGVPFYNLGVNMGNYPFPAGDHAFGWSGNAASRPPF from the coding sequence ATGTCCGGTTTGGATCCACGTCAAGGTTCTCGCTATGTCCAACAGCTCCTGGGACCGGAGATCCACCTGCAAAGATCATCACAGCCCCAACTGATCATAGATCGCGCAAGGTCTCCAGACAAAGAGCAAAGAGCGCCTGACGCCCCCACTACAAGTACTTCAGGATCAACATCCAGTCGCAGGCCTCGAGGACGTCCTCTCGGTTCCAAGAACAAGCCTAAGCCACCAATATTCATAACCCGAGACAGTCCAAGTGCTCTGAGATCCCATGTCTTAGAAGTCTCTGCGGGTTCAGACATAGTTGAGTCAGTGTCAGACTACGCCAGGCGCCGCGCCCGGGGAGTTTGCATCCTTAGTGGCAGTGGGGCTGTCACCAATGTAACCTTGCGCCAGCCGTCAGCAGCAACCCAAGGCGGGAGTGTCGCAACATTACACGGGAGATTAGAGATTCTGTCTCTAACGGGGACAGCGCTGCCGCCTCCAGCTCCACCGGGAGCAGGCGGCTTGACAATATTTTTGGCAGGTGGGCAGGGACAGGTCGTAGGAGGGAGTGTGGTGCCGCCACTGACGGCTTCAGGTCCTGTGCTGTTGACGGTGGCATCATTTGCAAATGCGGTGTATGATAGATTACCATTGGAGGATCAGGAAGAGTCGCCGGTGCAGGTGCAGCCCGCAGCCTCACAATCTTCGGGAATGACCAGCGGGGTGGGCAATTGGGTGATGGGGAGGGGGAGGGCCGGGAGGGGAAGTGGCGGCGGCGGGGGTGGTGTTCCTTTTTACAACTTGGGCGTGAACATGGGAAATTATCCTTTCCCTGCAGGTGATCATGCGTTTGGTTGGAGTGGCAATGCAGCCAGCAGGCCTCCATTCTAA
- the LOC121256044 gene encoding protein FAR1-RELATED SEQUENCE 5: MDNEILEFDIGLGGGGGGREVDDDGIDIDDEEMADSPSPTSGGAGGGAASSGEIYLPEGDLLDLEPYEGMEFESEEAAKAFYNSYARRVGFSTRVSSSRRSRRDGAIIQRQFVCAKEGFRNLNEKRTKDREIKRPRTITRVGCKASLSVKMQDSGKWVVSGFVREHNHELVPPDLVHCLRSHRQISGPAKTLIDTLQAAGMGPRRIMSALIKEYGGISKVGFTEVDCRNYMRNNRQRSLEGDIQLVLDYLRQMQAENHNFFYAVQGEEDQCMSNVLWADPKARLNYTYFGDTVTFDTTYRSNRYRLPFAPFTGVNHHGQPVLFGCAFLINESEASFVWLFKTWLMAMSGRPPVSITTDHDAVIRSAVTQVFPETRHRFCKWHIFKKCQEKLSHVFLKHPSFEADFHKCVNLTESIEEFESCWLSLVDGYDLRDHEWLQTIYSARRQWVPVYLRDTFFAEMSITQRSDSMNSYFDGYVNASTNLNQFFKLYEKALESRNEKEVKADYDTMNAAPVLKTPSPMEKQASELYTRKLFMRFQEELVGTLTFMASKAEDDGEVITYQVAKFGEDHKPYCVKFNVLEMKATCSCQMFEFSGILCRHVLAVFRVTNVLTLPSHYILKRWTRNAKSSVILEERTSIVYTNYLESHTVRYNTLRHEAFKFVDDAVKSQETYDAAMDALQVAAKKVAHATKSEGKLGMANGVVRRNLAFDGSTNHTRDDFEGRSAQHMSEDDMDKRIRELTNELEGANRKCEVYRANLLSVLKDIEDHKLQLSIKVQNIKISMKDGL; encoded by the exons ATGGATAACGAGATTCTCGAATTTGACATTGGGTtgggaggaggtggtggtggacgAGAAGTTGATGATGATGGCATAGACATTGACGATGAAGAAATGGCTGATAGCCCATCTCCCACCAGTGGTGGTGCTGGAGGTGGTGCTGCCAGCAGCGGTGAAATCTACCTTCCTGAGGGGGACCTTTTGGACCTTGAACCTTATGAAGGCATGGAATTTGAGTCTGAAGAGGCTGCCAAGGCCTTTTATAATTCTTATGCTCGCCGTGTTGGCTTCAGTACCCGTGTCAGCTCCTCCCGACGTTCCAGACGAGATGGAGCCATTATACAGAGGCAATTCGTCTGTGCTAAGGAGGGCTTCCGTAACTTGAATGAGAAGCGCACTAAGGACAGAGAGATTAAGCGCCCTCGGACAATTACTAGAGTGGGCTGTAAAGCATCTTTGTCTGTCAAGATGCAGGACTCAGGAAAATGGGTTGTGTCTGGGTTTGTCAGGGAACACAACCATGAGCTGGTTCCCCCCGATCTGGTGCACTGTCTTCGCTCTCACAGGCAAATCTCTGGTCCTGCCAAGACCTTGATTGATACCCTGCAGGCTGCTGGAATGGGTCCTCGAAGGATTATGTCCGCCCTCATTAAAGAGTATGGTGGAATAAGCAAAGTTGGATTTACGGAGGTCGACTGTAGGAACTACATGAGGAATAACCGTCAGAGGAGCTTAGAAGGGGACATTCAACTTGTTCTGGATTATTTGCGGCAAATGCAGGCAGAAAACCACAATTTCTTCTATGCGGTGCAGGGTGAAGAGGATCAGTGCATGAGCAATGTCCTCTGGGCTGATCCAAAAGCAAGATTGAACTATACGTACTTTGGTGATACAGTTACATTTGACACTACCTACCGGTCCAATAGGTACCGTTTGCCCTTTGCACCTTTCACTGGGGTAAACCATCATGGACAGCCTGTTTTGTTTGGTTGTGCTTTCCTAATAAATGAATCCGAAGCATCATTTGTGTGGCTTTTTAAGACATGGCTTATGGCAATGTCTGGCAGACCTCCAGTGTCCATAACAACTGATCATGATGCGGTGATACGATCAGCAGTCACACAGGTTTTCCCAGAGACCCGCCACCGTTTCTGCAAATGGCACATCTTCAAAAAGTGCCAGGAGAAGCTGTCCCACGTGTTTCTCAAACACCCGAGTTTTGAAGCTGACTTTCATAAGTGTGTTAACTTGACTGAAtcaattgaggaatttgagtctTGCTGGCTATCTCTTGTTGATGGTTATGATTTGAGGGATCATGAGTGGCTTCAAACAATATACTCTGCTCGCAGGCAATGGGTGCCTGTTTATCTGCGGGATACTTTCTTTGCAGAAATGTCCATAACCCAGAGAAGTGATAGTATGAATTCATACTTTGATGGTTATGTGAATGCCTCAACCAATCTAAACCAGTTCTTTAAGCTGTATGAGAAAGCTCTAGAGAGTCGCAATGAGAAAGAGGTGAAAGCAGATTATGATACCATGAACGCCGCCCCAGTTTTGAAGACTCCTTCTCCAATGGAGAAACAAGCATCTGAGCTATACACGAGAAAATTGTTCATGAGATTTCAAGAGGAGCTAGTTGGAACACTAACGTTCATGGCATCCAAGGCTGAGGATGATGGGGAAGTAATCACATATCAAGTGGCGAAGTTTGGGGAGGATCATAAACCTTATTGTGTTAAATTCAATGTGTTGGAGATGAAAGCAACTTGTAGTTGCCAGATGTTTGAGTTTTCGGGTATTCTTTGTAGACATGTATTGGCAGTTTTCAGAGTGACCAATGTGCTTACACTCCCATCTCACTATATTTTAAAACGTTGGACGAGAAATGCCAAGAGCAGTGTTATATTAGAAGAACGGACTAGTATTGTATATACCAATTATCTAGAGTCTCATACAGTTCGATACAATACCCTACGGCACGAGGCTTTTAAATTTGTAGATGATGCGGTGAAATCTCAGGAAACTTATGATGCAGCAATGGATGCCTTGCAAGTGGCTGCAAAAAAAGTTGCTCATGCAACAAAGAGTGAGGGAAAACTAGGCATGGCCAATGGGGTTGTTAGGCGGAACTTGGCCTTTGATGGAAGTACAAATCACACCAGGGATGATTTTGAAGGGAGATCAGCACAGCATATGTCTGAG GATGATATGGACAAGAGAATCCGAGAACTAACCAACGAACTGGAAGGTGCAAATCGGAAATGTGAGGTTTATCGGGCTAACCTGCTTTCGGTTTTAAAAGATATTGAGGATCATAAGCTGCAGTTGTCGATTAAGGTGCAAAACATAAAGATTAGTATGAAAGACGGCCTCTAA
- the LOC121256045 gene encoding uncharacterized protein LOC121256045 produces MLAMRVSPAQVMRFGTFHHLSFFLQEMRVPISPCSPGPALRRCDACGKNVLGFVYNCKSCGFDLHPCCANLPQVLDDGEQNLYLCFKLSSPCHHCGGKGSGWSYRSQCKTYNLHVSCVKELLVESWQAIYLNVDKNKVREMQTRIPSLKGTLGNNHGQRGKGNIRKCCQIAGGAVSAIVSAILGDPTPIIAAVVGGFISK; encoded by the coding sequence ATGCTTGCAATGCGAGTTTCACCTGCACAAGTCATGCGCTTTGGCACCTTCCACcatttatcattctttttacaagaaatgcGAGTTCCAATTTCACCATGCTCCCCCGGTCCAGCTCTGAGAAGATGTGACGCATGTGGGAAAAATGTTCTGGGTTTTGTGTATAACTGCAAGAGTTGTGGTTTCGATCTGCATCCTTGTTGCGCTAATCTGCCACAGGTACTCGACGATGGGGAGCAGAACCTTTACCTGTGTTTCAAGCTCTCCAGCCCATGTCATCACTGTGGGGGAAAGGGATCCGGTTGGTCGTACAGATCTCAGTGCAAGACGTATAATCTTCACGTCTCGTGTGTGAAGGAGTTGCTTGTGGAAAGCTGGCAGGCAATCTATCTTAATGTCGACAAAAACAAGGTCAGGGAGATGCAGACTAGGATTCCCAGCCTTAAGGGAACACTGGGAAACAATCATGGGCAAAGAGGAAAAGGCAATATCAGAAAGTGTTGTCAGATTGCTGGAGGAGCTGTTAGCGCTATTGTCTCAGCCATCCTAGGTGATCCTACACCTATAATAGCTGCAGTGGTCGGGGGTTTCATATCCAAGTGA
- the LOC121256046 gene encoding probable L-type lectin-domain containing receptor kinase S.5 gives MGIISNGSSIALAIILFSLLHLSADIQTAALMVEKNKFSFDEGFNQTANGDYFVSEGKAGIGLGALQITPDTANDAYSLFNSSGRIMFIRPFRLWSDDSQASFNSTFVINIYRKENWTAGQGLAFLIAPNTSMPASSQREWLGLTNEDTDGNNANQIVAIEFDTQKQVYDPDDNHIGLDINSVKSNTSVSLNDHGIRLSPEKATNYSVWVDYNGTSKLMKVYMVKEGEPKPRIPLLNATINLKEYVKEESYFGFAASTGYPNIQLNCVLKWSLWVEDLPEKRDLTWLKIGAGVGVPAVILLILLGVIYANKRKRSSAVEESNVFDEHMKSLPGMPREFKYRDIKKATNNFHESMKLGEGGFGIVYRGILNVKDHINTHVTEIAVKQFVRDNIKSKDDFLAELTIIHRLRHRHLVRLVGWCYDEGKLLLLYDFMPNGSLDKHLYDASNRNTLNWERRYRILAGVASALHYLHNDYDQKVVHRDIKASNILLDSDYNARLGDFGLARALDNDRNSYAELGLGGVAGTMGYVAPECFHTGRATPESDVFGFGAVVLEVVCGRSPGIPINYHQHKDCSLVDWVWMFHREGSIQEAVDERLNKYYVVDEAKRLLLLGLACSHPVASERPRTQAIYQIIAGAMPPPHVPPCKPVFTWPLMGAPYSNTESTTSTVTVSSKVWSVTNVESNIQMSSGTSQSFKSLSTCSQ, from the exons ATGGGTATAATCTCAAATGGAAGTTCGATCGCCCTTGCCATTATCCTTTTCAGCCTTCTGCATCTTTCTGCTGACATCCAAACTGCTGCACTAATggtggaaaaaaataaattctcgtTTGATGAAGGGTTTAATCAGACGGCAAATGGCGACTACTTTGTGTCTGAAGGTAAAGCAGGTATTGGGCTTGGAGCCCTGCAGATAACTCCAGACACAGCCAACGATGCCTACAGCCTCTTCAACAGTTCCGGCCGCATTATGTTTATCCGACCCTTCAGGCTCTGGTCCGATGATTCCCAGGCTTCCTTCAACTCGACCTTTGTCATCAACATTTACAGGAAGGAGAATTGGACTGCCGGTCAGGGTCTTGCCTTTCTCATAGCGCCGAATACCTCCATGCCTGCATCAAGTCAAAGGGAATGGCTTGGCCTCACCAATGAAGACACCGATGGCAACAACGCCAACCAGATCGTCGCCATAGAATTCGATACCCAAAAGCAAGTCTATGATCCCGACGACAACCACATCGGCCTTGACATCAACTCTGTTAAATCAAACACTAGCGTCTCTCTCAATGATCATGGTATCAGATTATCCCCTGAAAAGGCTACTAATTATAGCGTCTGGGTCGACTACAATGGCACGTCCAAGCTGATGAAGGTTTACATggtgaaagaaggagaacccaAGCCTAGGATTCCCCTTCTCAACGCGACCATAAACCTGAAAGAGTATGTCAAAGAGGAATCCTACTTTGGGTTTGCTGCTTCTACAGGTTATCCGAATATTCAGCTTAATTGTGTCTTGAAATGGAGTTTATGGGTAGAAGATCTACCCGAGAAAAGAGATTTGACTTGGTTGAAGATAGGTGCTGGGGTTGGAGTCCCGGCGGTGATATTGTTGATCCTACTCGGTGTGATATATGCGAACAAGCGAAAAAGAAGCAGCGCCGTCGAGGAGTCCAATGTTTTTGACGAGCACATGAAATCGTTGCCTGGAATGCCAAGAGAATTCAAGTATAGGGATATTAAAAAGGCCACCAACAACTTCCATGAGAGCATGAAGCTTGGTGAAGGTGGATTTGGCATTGTTTACAGAGGGATTCTGAATGTTAAGGATCATATTAATACTCATGTTACTGAAATAGCTGTCAAGCAATTCGTCAGAGACAACATCAAAAGCAAAGATGATTTCTTGGCTGAGCTTACCATTATTCACCGGCTTCGCCATAGACATCTCGTCCGCTTAGTGG GGTGGTGCTACGACGAAGGGAAGCTACTACTATTGTATGACTTCATGCCAAATGGTAGTCTTGATAAGCACCTCTATGATGCTTCCAATCGGAACACCTTAAACTGGGAACGCCGATACAGGATTCTAGCAGGTGTAGCGTCAGCTTTGCATTATTTGCACAATGATTATGATCAGAAGGTTGTGCACCGCGACATCAAAGCCAGCAACATCTTGCTGGACTCCGACTACAATGCGCGCCTGGGTGATTTCGGCCTTGCCCGAGCCTTGGATAATGACAGGAATTCATACGCTGAACTAGGACTGGGTGGAGTCGCAGGCACCATGGGCTATGTTGCTCCTGAGTGTTTTCATACAGGGAGGGCTACACCTGAATCTGATGTGTTTGGTTTTGGAGCTGTGGTGCTCGAGGTTGTGTGCGGCAGAAGTCCGGGGATTCCGATCAATTACCACCAGCATAAGGATTGCTCCTTGGTTGATTGGGTTTGGATGTTCCATCGTGAAGGCAGCATTCAAGAAGCTGTAGATGAGAGGCTCAACAAATACTATGTGGTTGATGAAGCAAAGAGACTTTTACTTCTAGGGCTCGCATGTTCACATCCGGTTGCCAGTGAGAGGCCTCGGACGCAGGCTATATACCAGATTATAGCAGGAGCTATGCCACCCCCTCATGTACCTCCATGTAAACCTGTCTTCACATGGCCTTTGATGGGAGCTCCCTACAGCAACACTGAGAGTACAACTTCTACTGTAACAGTGTCTTCCAAAGTTTGGTCTGTCACCAACGTGGAGAGTAACATCCAGATGAGCTCGGGCACCTCCCAGAGTTTCAAGTCTTTGAGCACCTGTAGTCAGTAG